DNA from Drosophila busckii strain San Diego stock center, stock number 13000-0081.31 chromosome 2R, ASM1175060v1, whole genome shotgun sequence:
acttacacacacatatacatgcatcacacacatacacacatggtAAGCagttattgtttacttttaggCTTAGTTATATGTTTAGGTTGCTGTGATAATGCGAAGAAGAGCTTTGTTTTTAGTTCATATATAtggctttatatataaaaatatatatattcgattGGCCTGcacataagcaaatataaatatgcgaaaaattatatttgtgcaCGAATTTCTGACAAGTTGGGGGTATTTTTTAATCACAGCTACAGCAATTAATACCCGCGttctaattaatatattatatatttagtatttagAACCAGACCATATACAACTTGCTTGTAATGCTTCATTTTTAGTATCAATTTGTTAACTGCTTGGAGTAGAGCAGTATTATATCTGAAATTATGTCAAAGTtttgcgtgttgttgttgctgcttggatTACTTTTGCTTACAGTGAATGACTGCTGGGCACGAGGTGGAGGACATGGTGGAGGGCATGGCGGAGGACATGGAGGAGGGCATGGCGGGGGAAGAGGCGGCGGACGCGGCAGAGGTGGCTTTGGCGGTCGAAgaggcggtggcggcggtTTTTATGCGCCACTACGCAGAGGTTACGGCGGCAGAGGATTTTATGGCGGCTACAGACCCTACAGAGGATACGGAGGCTTTGGCGTGGGTGTATTACCTATACCGTTACCTGTTCCAGTGCCTTATCCGCGACCATACTATGACTATGACTATTAGAAATCAAAATTCACTTTAGTTTCGGTTATGTAAagttaatatgtatattaaacatagtttacaaattgaattgtgtAAATGTAGACAGTACTCTaaatagtttgtttattttgtaataatatttattgttttgatgGTCTTCggtgtgtattttttatgtcTGAATATTTGTGCGTAACTCTAGTGATAAATGCAGTAGCTTATATCTAATAAAAACCCCAATATCTATATAGTTGGTTATAAATGCGTGTTATATGTATAGAGTATGTGTAAACTACGGACTAGATATGCTTGTGGAGTATTTATGAATTATAAAAATGGCAGACATTGCGGCATTCGTTGTGAGCTAaatataattagcataaaattaattgtaattattgttgACTATGTGTGTTTTAAGTATAATTCGAGCGTGTGTGGCCAGGCGCCATTGGAAGTAGCTGGCAAAAAAGAGTTGAGAGTGAGAAAGTAAGGAAGAAAAAGAAGCAACATTTACAAGCATTTTTTGGTCAATTATGCTTTCAGCTATTCCAACTGGCGCATGCCATAAAATTCCTGTTTCAATTCGACTCTACAAacgtgcatttaaaattttggaCACGGATTCGTAGACGGTATCATTTCATTGCTGTGACTGCATCTAGAGCATGGCCTTGCATTCGCACTCAGCAATGCTGTGTTGGATGCAATGATTAATCTCCGCAAAGCCGGGACGCTCGCTGGGCTTGCGATTCCAGCAGCGACGCATCAAGGCGTAAACGGACAGCGGCGTATTGTCGGGACAGCCCAGCACGTTGCCCTCCTTGATGTACTTGATGACCTCGGCGTGTGTGAGGCCAAAGTATGGCTGCAGCGCATAGGAGAAGATCTCCCAGAGGCAGATGCCAAAGGCCCAGACGTCCGACTCCAACGAGAATTTGTTGTACAATATGCTCTCAATGGGCATCCAGCGTATGGGTATAACATCATTCTCATCGCCCTTGTAGTAGTCCTGCAGATAGATCTTGTGCGACAGCCCAAAGTCCGCTATCTTCACCACCATCTGCTCGTTGATGAGACAATTGCGTGTGGCCAGATCGCGATGCACAAACTTGCGCTCGGCCAGGTACAACATGCCAGAGGCCACATGCGAGGccatgcgcagcagctgcagatcATCCAACTGCTGGCGTTGTGCTGTAGGCGCCTGATGCGTAGCATATGGCGAGCAGGCGCGCAGAAACTCGCTCAGATCGCCCGGTGACATGTACTCGAAGAGCAAGCACATGGGACGACCCAAGGCGCAAACGCCCAGCAGCTTTACAATATTCGGATGATCAAACTCGGCCAGCAGGCAGGCCTCACGCTCAAAATCCGTTTGCATTTGATCGCTGGCATCGTCTTTGAGCATTTTAACTGCCACCAACAGCTCATCATGACCGGAGACCAATCCTGGCGCCTTGGCTTGAAACACGCGCCCGAAAGCTCCTTGGCCCAACGAACGCACATAGACAATCTCACCACGAGGATACTCCAGCTTCTCCAGACGTGCATTCAGCTTGGTTTTGGACTCCTGCACAGCTGCCGTAGTGGATGTTAACATAATGCAATTGCTGTGTATGGTGGCTGTGCTGCGAATGGTGCCACACTTGGCATTGCTATTGTGAAATCCAGTGGAGCCCAGTGTCTCATGGCTGGCAGAAAGATTACAGTCCCCACGCATGGAGGCATTGCAATCTCCACGCACAGACGCGCTGCACTCGTTCATGGTAATCGTTTGTGAGGGCTGTGTGTACTGCTTGTGCTTGGAGAGCTTATAGGCCAGCAGAATAATTAGATGCAGCGCCACAATGCCTATGAAGCCAATGCCAGCAAGCAGAAAGATCATGCTGGGTGTAAAGAACTCTTCCATTTTGATGGGCGTGCTCAAATCCTTGCCAGCGGGATCCACATAGTCAGCTGCAATCCCATAGAATTATAAACAGTGCTGAGTGTTATATTTGATTACTTACGGCAAATGGGAATATCGCAGTGCTGCCAGCGCACAGAATCATCCAGTGTATAACACCAAGGCTCCGGCTCCTCGCCGCCGGCATTACGGCAATAGTTTTCACCCTCGAGCAGCTGCGGAAACACCAGCGGTGGTTGTATGTGCTTGTGTGGAAATTGTGTATCCCAACGCTGGCAAGGAATGCCCGTCTTGGTCATATTCATGCTGCCCAAATAATAACGTCCATTGCCATTGCGACAGTCGTCTAAAAGAAAGTCTGCGTTAGTTAAGTGCAAACACTAAATCTTCCGCAACCTACAGCTAACTTCAGCATCCTTAATCTCAGTCAGCCCTATGTAGGAGCAGCTGGCGCGTTGCATGCCAGCATCGTAGTGCGGCAAGGCGGTGCAGTTGGGCAGACGGAAGTGCGCGCGACTTTTGAGAAACATATTACGCTCCTTCTTCTCCTCGATGAGCACCCAATCGTTGTAGCAAAACTGCAAATGCGTTGCCTGGCAGTCCTCAAAGCAAAGCGGCGCCTTCACTGCACGATTCTGCTCCACATGGCAGCGTGGAAAGGCATAAGCACAAAGCATTTTCTGCAACCGGTAAGCGAAAAGTCAATTATGTTTCTAGTTAGAGTAAGAGTTAGTGCACCCACCTCTGCTGCCTCGCGACATAAGCCTGTCAGATCGACTATTAACTCATCCCAGAGCGCTGTGGTCACTTGCTCGTTGCGCCAGCCGCCTGTGGGATCCTCTAGGCTATACCAGACCGGCCCAGTGATGAACTGCTTGCACACCTTGCCATTGTACGGCGCACAGTAGCCCTTCTCCTCACGCTCACGTTCGTGCTCATTGGTGTGGTGCCTCTGATGATGGCGACGTTCCGGCTCTTCTATGGTATTGGCATTAAGGGAATTCGCCTGCGCCGCACTAGTAAACAATAACACGCAAAGCgccaagacagcagcagctaacccCAATACACAACCCCAACTGCTTGCCATGGCTGCCTGCCTCTCTCTCGATATGcgaatgtgtttgtgtgtatacTTGTGGAAAAAAAGCTTTGCTATAGATTTGCCGTATTCGTTGTTGACTTTTAGGCGCCTTGCGCCGCAATTGTGCACATTGCACAgatgttaaacattttaaaattaatttaaacactcttttgttgcaattgaaatgttgcAGTACGCGCTTGTCGACGCCTTTTTCAGAATACCACAAAGTTAACAACCCGTGTGTAAGTGTTGGAGAGGGGGAGTAGGAGGAAGCGTGCACAGAACGTCCCCATAGGGGTGGTTTTCATATACAAACACAAGAACAGGGTTGTTGTTAGTGGCGCGCATCCAGGTTTTTATTCTACATTATTTATGGCGCAAAACTAAACATtgatttaaacaacaaatttattattcttCTAATTTTCTTCACGCTCAGCGTTATTTTCATTTCCTTCTTCTTCATCTTCAATAGTTTCTAAACCCTgtaaaaatatgcatgcatCGTAATTATATGgcttaaaaaatgatttcaatttttgaaattttcaatttcggtttataattttattcacTTTTGCActtatttaaaagaatttcaaactaaatttatatttaatttttagcttcaTCTGGAATAGAGTGGAGACCCtgtaaaaagtaattaaacaatttcttatgttttaaaaaatgtttgtaacgTTTCGGAAAGTTGAGCATGTGAATGTGAATAACTGAAGAAGAAGCACTGTTAACTTTAGTAAATAGTGGGAATGAAACTAGAAAATGACAACATAAGggttaaatgaaaatttgttattaagcaAATAGGAAAACCCAAAACCAAATGGAATAATGCCAgtgataagcaaacaaaattagaCAAAATTGTTAAGAACACTTACATTCATGATGTACGGATTGTTGGTCAGTCGGAAGTCGCGTTGGTACATAACACGATCGAAGCGCTCGTCCATGTTGCGGCGATAGGCctgtaataacaaaaatattagaaaGTGTAAATATATGAATTCGTGCAAATTAATCAGTGAATAATTAATGCCAAGCAAGTGAAAAATCGTTTGGCAAtcatgttaaataaattatgttcgCTACGGCACAATCAGCGTGTATTATATAAGAATTTAGGATTGTTACGGCAAACACTTACATTGCCAATCGTTAGCTTCTGGAGG
Protein-coding regions in this window:
- the LOC108596090 gene encoding uncharacterized protein LOC108596090 isoform X1, with the protein product MWFEIIPAAAIITVALSVPIYAMYGLQKLTIGNAYRRNMDERFDRVMYQRDFRLTNNPYIMNGLETIEDEEEGNENNAEREEN
- the LOC108596090 gene encoding uncharacterized protein LOC108596090 isoform X2; its protein translation is MWFEIIPAAAIITVALSVPIYAMYGLQKLTIGNAYRRNMDERFDRVMYQRDFRLTNNPYIMNGLHSIPDEAKN
- the LOC108596088 gene encoding tyrosine-protein kinase transmembrane receptor Ror2, with product MASSWGCVLGLAAAVLALCVLLFTSAAQANSLNANTIEEPERRHHQRHHTNEHEREREEKGYCAPYNGKVCKQFITGPVWYSLEDPTGGWRNEQVTTALWDELIVDLTGLCREAAEKMLCAYAFPRCHVEQNRAVKAPLCFEDCQATHLQFCYNDWVLIEEKKERNMFLKSRAHFRLPNCTALPHYDAGMQRASCSYIGLTEIKDAEVSYDCRNGNGRYYLGSMNMTKTGIPCQRWDTQFPHKHIQPPLVFPQLLEGENYCRNAGGEEPEPWCYTLDDSVRWQHCDIPICPDYVDPAGKDLSTPIKMEEFFTPSMIFLLAGIGFIGIVALHLIILLAYKLSKHKQYTQPSQTITMNECSASVRGDCNASMRGDCNLSASHETLGSTGFHNSNAKCGTIRSTATIHSNCIMLTSTTAAVQESKTKLNARLEKLEYPRGEIVYVRSLGQGAFGRVFQAKAPGLVSGHDELLVAVKMLKDDASDQMQTDFEREACLLAEFDHPNIVKLLGVCALGRPMCLLFEYMSPGDLSEFLRACSPYATHQAPTAQRQQLDDLQLLRMASHVASGMLYLAERKFVHRDLATRNCLINEQMVVKIADFGLSHKIYLQDYYKGDENDVIPIRWMPIESILYNKFSLESDVWAFGICLWEIFSYALQPYFGLTHAEVIKYIKEGNVLGCPDNTPLSVYALMRRCWNRKPSERPGFAEINHCIQHSIAECECKAML